A single window of Treponema denticola ATCC 35405 DNA harbors:
- a CDS encoding ABC transporter permease, whose protein sequence is MAQEENKNFSEKDEVILSPAQQIRIKFRNNRLAMMGFYMFVTIVLLVVVTHFYTKFTGYDFAKTDPTIKNNPPSWIHPFGTDKYGRDTFMRVLEGGWISLQVGFLSTFMAVTIGLTMGSVAGFFGGRVDNIIMRLIEILSSFPFLAIAYTLSAIFRERPPEFRLYVIVIILGLLSWTGLARLIRGQILALREQEFIVATRALGIKRRNQIFRHLVPNVLATVVVSATLTFASSILSEAFLSFLNLSVTEPIPTWGALLSKASENSTSLRTFWWIWIFPGAMLFFFIMSINLIGEGLRDSIDPKAEYTTKAQRKEARARRKEEKRLAKQAKQTVKEAAV, encoded by the coding sequence ATGGCTCAAGAAGAAAACAAAAATTTCAGTGAAAAAGACGAAGTTATTCTATCCCCGGCACAGCAGATAAGAATTAAATTTAGAAACAACAGACTGGCTATGATGGGCTTTTATATGTTCGTTACAATAGTCCTTCTTGTTGTAGTAACTCATTTCTATACCAAATTCACAGGCTACGATTTTGCAAAAACAGATCCTACAATAAAAAATAATCCGCCGTCTTGGATACACCCATTCGGAACGGACAAGTACGGACGGGACACCTTCATGAGAGTTCTCGAAGGAGGATGGATTTCTTTACAGGTAGGCTTTTTATCTACATTTATGGCCGTAACCATAGGTTTAACTATGGGTTCGGTTGCAGGATTTTTCGGCGGCAGGGTTGATAATATTATTATGAGGTTAATAGAAATACTTTCCTCATTCCCCTTCTTGGCCATAGCTTATACACTATCAGCCATATTTAGGGAAAGGCCGCCCGAATTCAGGCTCTATGTAATAGTTATAATACTGGGACTTTTAAGCTGGACAGGCTTAGCCCGATTGATACGGGGGCAAATTTTAGCTTTAAGGGAACAGGAATTTATTGTGGCAACGAGGGCCTTAGGGATAAAAAGGCGTAACCAGATTTTCAGACATTTGGTACCCAACGTATTAGCGACTGTTGTAGTATCTGCAACCCTCACCTTTGCATCATCTATTTTGAGTGAAGCATTCTTGTCATTCTTAAACTTGTCGGTAACCGAACCGATTCCGACATGGGGTGCTCTTTTATCGAAGGCCTCAGAAAACAGCACAAGCCTTAGAACCTTTTGGTGGATTTGGATATTCCCCGGTGCAATGCTCTTTTTCTTTATTATGAGTATCAACCTCATCGGTGAAGGTCTTAGAGACTCTATTGACCCGAAGGCCGAATATACAACAAAGGCACAAAGAAAAGAGGCTAGAGCCCGACGAAAAGAAGAAAAAAGACTTGCAAAACAGGCTAAGCAAACAGTAAAGGAGGCGGCTGTATGA
- a CDS encoding NAD(P)H-dependent oxidoreductase — MKIALINGSPKTKNSASGILLEDLKKYLEKNAEVVNFELHLSEIPKEVIEELKKIDTWVFAYPLYVDGIPGHLLSCLIQLEEVSIHKSDLHIYGIVNCGFYEGIHGKLALQILENWCLKAGFIWGGGIGVGCGGALVGMPKTAAGHGPKAAIDKAVAKLSDIIIKGEIQKNNYVSLAFPRFLYKIVGQMRWRKLIKANGGKAKDLGKKYIE; from the coding sequence ATGAAAATTGCGTTAATCAATGGAAGCCCGAAAACAAAAAATAGTGCGAGCGGAATTCTTTTAGAAGATTTAAAAAAATATTTGGAAAAAAATGCAGAAGTAGTAAATTTTGAACTTCATTTATCGGAAATTCCCAAAGAAGTAATTGAAGAATTAAAAAAGATAGATACATGGGTATTTGCCTACCCCCTTTATGTGGATGGAATTCCGGGACATCTCCTGTCTTGCTTAATTCAATTGGAAGAAGTATCTATACACAAGTCTGATCTACATATTTACGGAATAGTGAATTGCGGCTTTTATGAAGGGATACATGGAAAATTAGCATTACAAATTTTAGAAAATTGGTGCTTAAAAGCCGGTTTTATATGGGGCGGAGGTATCGGAGTCGGATGCGGAGGTGCCTTGGTAGGGATGCCTAAAACAGCCGCAGGGCATGGTCCAAAAGCAGCAATTGACAAGGCTGTTGCAAAACTTTCGGATATCATTATAAAGGGAGAAATACAAAAAAATAATTATGTATCTCTTGCCTTTCCGCGTTTTTTATATAAAATTGTCGGGCAGATGAGATGGAGAAAGTTGATTAAGGCAAACGGTGGAAAGGCGAAGGACTTAGGAAAAAAATATATTGAGTAA
- a CDS encoding ABC transporter ATP-binding protein, producing the protein MSKILLETRGLKQYFPTGKTRNERKTLKRIADEALKVCAGMFNTKVGMSQLMDMYKSGKDLGKELTDLILDYETYSDLHGQNLCVIANDGIDLVIHEGETVGLVGESGCGKSTLGRTILKLYKPTAGEIFFEGENITNYTVTQMMPLRKKMQIIFQDPYSSLNPKMTVGQIIGEALLEHGMFKKKDPAYEKYVKEIMNTCGLADYMIYRYPHEFSGGQRQRIGIARALALKPKFIVCDEAVSALDVSIQSQIINLLNDLQKEFNLSYLFISHDLSVVKHISDRIGVMYLGNMVEFTDKREMYANPLHPYTKVLLSAIPETDLQKMRTKRRILLEGDIPSNIITPTGCKFHTRCPIAKDICKREIPQFKEEKPGHFVACHFSGAEL; encoded by the coding sequence ATGAGTAAGATATTATTGGAAACTCGAGGCCTTAAACAGTATTTTCCTACCGGCAAAACACGGAATGAGAGAAAAACTCTTAAAAGAATAGCCGATGAAGCTCTTAAGGTTTGTGCCGGCATGTTTAATACTAAGGTAGGCATGAGTCAGCTGATGGACATGTATAAAAGCGGTAAGGACCTCGGCAAGGAGCTGACAGATCTAATTTTGGACTATGAAACCTATTCCGACCTGCACGGTCAAAACTTGTGCGTAATCGCCAATGACGGTATAGACCTCGTTATCCATGAAGGAGAAACCGTAGGCCTTGTAGGAGAATCGGGCTGCGGAAAATCAACCTTGGGCCGTACAATCCTAAAACTTTACAAGCCCACAGCAGGCGAAATCTTTTTTGAGGGCGAAAACATTACAAATTACACTGTAACTCAAATGATGCCCTTACGAAAAAAGATGCAGATTATCTTCCAAGACCCCTACTCCTCTCTTAATCCTAAGATGACTGTAGGACAGATCATAGGCGAGGCCTTGCTTGAGCATGGAATGTTCAAAAAGAAAGACCCCGCATATGAAAAATATGTAAAGGAGATAATGAACACCTGCGGCTTGGCGGACTATATGATTTACAGATATCCTCATGAATTTTCAGGCGGTCAAAGGCAGCGCATAGGTATAGCACGGGCCCTTGCATTAAAGCCTAAATTCATAGTATGCGATGAAGCCGTTTCGGCCTTGGACGTATCGATTCAGTCCCAGATCATAAACCTCCTCAATGACCTGCAAAAAGAATTTAACCTGTCCTATTTGTTTATTTCTCATGACCTTTCGGTTGTAAAGCACATAAGCGATAGAATCGGTGTTATGTATTTGGGAAATATGGTCGAATTTACCGATAAACGCGAAATGTATGCCAATCCTCTTCATCCTTATACAAAAGTCCTTCTTTCAGCCATTCCTGAAACGGACTTACAGAAGATGAGAACAAAGAGGCGAATCTTATTGGAAGGAGACATTCCGTCCAATATCATCACGCCTACAGGCTGTAAATTCCATACAAGATGCCCCATTGCAAAGGATATATGCAAACGCGAAATTCCTCAATTTAAGGAAGAAAAACCGGGACATTTTGTTGCCTGCCACTTTAGCGGAGCGGAGCTGTAA
- a CDS encoding ABC transporter permease, protein MANNNVSGSKSLFEILFPYVRYIFKRLVSIIPVLIIMSVAIFILINLMPGDPILAMLDPEKTKAMTPEERALYIENMRKFLGYDKGPVERYFLWMGDTFRGEFGYSIKYNKPVNEFIGTYIKRSFRINIWGFLLAFLISIPVGITAAVKKNSFFDKTVTVLTIVGISLPSFFLALLLIMVFVIFMQILPFSGMSDPRGILPDWHYIILPVTVVVLTSLVGLIRYVRSAMIEILKSDYIRTARAKGLSEKVVIYRHAFQNALIPVVTLIGLYIPGLFGGSIVVEKIFAYPGMGLLMNYAYGFKDRAVLQTVLLFFGLLTLLGNIFIDVGYMVVDPRIREGKV, encoded by the coding sequence ATGGCAAATAATAATGTAAGCGGTTCAAAATCGCTGTTTGAAATCCTTTTTCCATATGTCCGGTATATATTCAAGCGTTTAGTATCGATAATTCCGGTATTAATAATCATGTCGGTTGCGATATTTATACTTATCAACCTGATGCCGGGAGATCCCATATTGGCAATGCTTGATCCCGAAAAGACCAAGGCTATGACGCCGGAAGAAAGAGCCCTATATATTGAAAACATGAGAAAATTTTTAGGATACGATAAGGGCCCTGTAGAAAGATATTTTTTATGGATGGGCGATACTTTTCGAGGAGAATTCGGTTATTCGATAAAATACAATAAACCCGTAAATGAGTTTATAGGAACATATATAAAACGGTCTTTTAGAATAAATATTTGGGGCTTTCTTCTAGCCTTTTTAATTTCGATTCCGGTAGGAATCACGGCAGCAGTAAAAAAGAACAGTTTTTTTGATAAAACAGTAACGGTTCTAACAATAGTGGGTATATCCCTACCCTCTTTCTTTTTGGCACTGCTTTTAATAATGGTATTCGTTATATTTATGCAAATTTTACCCTTTTCAGGTATGTCGGATCCTAGAGGCATCCTACCTGACTGGCATTATATCATATTACCGGTTACCGTAGTAGTTCTTACATCCCTTGTAGGACTTATACGCTATGTACGATCAGCAATGATTGAAATATTAAAATCAGATTACATCAGGACGGCAAGAGCAAAGGGGCTTTCAGAAAAGGTAGTTATATACAGACATGCCTTTCAAAATGCTTTGATACCGGTTGTTACCCTTATCGGTTTATATATACCCGGCCTTTTCGGCGGTTCTATAGTTGTCGAAAAAATATTTGCTTATCCCGGAATGGGATTACTGATGAATTATGCATACGGCTTTAAGGACAGGGCAGTATTACAAACTGTTCTCTTATTCTTTGGACTTCTTACCCTATTGGGTAATATCTTCATAGATGTAGGATATATGGTCGTAGATCCGAGGATTCGGGAAGGAAAGGTTTAA
- a CDS encoding flavodoxin family protein, with product MKLIITDIENFNIPIKGEYKIIQPKKKIHHCIGCFGCWIKTPGKCVIHDGYEKTGIDMGNCSELILVSRCYYGSISPFVKKVQDRALSYIHPDFVIRKGKMHHKRRYKNIITMSSHLYGENITDIEKKTAEELLKANADNYDALVKGVYFYKDAKELDGVFL from the coding sequence ATGAAACTTATTATAACCGACATTGAAAATTTTAATATTCCGATAAAAGGCGAATACAAGATCATACAACCTAAGAAAAAAATCCATCATTGTATTGGCTGTTTCGGGTGCTGGATAAAAACTCCGGGGAAATGTGTCATCCATGACGGTTATGAAAAAACAGGTATCGACATGGGAAACTGCTCGGAATTAATTTTAGTCAGCCGCTGTTATTATGGCAGCATAAGTCCTTTTGTAAAAAAGGTACAAGATCGGGCACTCTCTTATATCCATCCGGACTTTGTTATTCGAAAAGGAAAAATGCACCATAAAAGAAGATATAAAAATATTATTACAATGTCATCCCACCTTTACGGTGAAAATATTACCGATATAGAAAAGAAAACTGCCGAAGAACTGTTAAAAGCCAACGCAGATAATTACGATGCTTTAGTAAAAGGAGTTTACTTCTATAAAGATGCAAAAGAATTGGATGGTGTTTTTTTATGA
- a CDS encoding ABC transporter ATP-binding protein, translated as MKNPLLEVKNLHTYFFTNKGTIKAVQGVDFTIEAGKTLGIVGESGSGKSITAFSILNLLEYPGKIVQGEINFGGINLVNLGKKEIRKIRGNDISMIFQEPMTSLNPVHRIGRQLSEPLILHQHMSKKEAWAAAIDLLREVKIPNPENVVYNYPFQLSGGMRQRVMIAMALACKPRLLIADEPTTALDVTIQAQIFKLMNDLKKKHNTAIMFITHDLGAIAELADDVAVMYTGEIVERAPVDVIFDRQTQFSHPYKEGLLESIPLLDEEVEYLAQIQGSVPHPLKLPKGCRFSTRCEYATEKCRNEKPELVEVEEGHLIRCFYPKSGGRHE; from the coding sequence ATGAAAAATCCTCTACTTGAAGTTAAAAATTTACATACATACTTTTTTACAAACAAGGGAACAATAAAAGCCGTTCAAGGTGTAGATTTTACAATCGAAGCCGGTAAAACTTTGGGAATAGTAGGAGAGTCAGGCTCAGGTAAATCCATCACAGCCTTTAGTATTCTCAACCTTCTCGAATATCCGGGCAAAATTGTCCAAGGAGAAATAAATTTCGGCGGAATAAACCTTGTAAATTTAGGCAAAAAGGAAATAAGAAAGATAAGGGGTAACGATATATCGATGATATTCCAAGAGCCCATGACCTCTCTTAACCCCGTTCACAGAATAGGAAGACAGCTAAGCGAGCCCTTAATTCTTCATCAGCACATGTCAAAAAAAGAAGCATGGGCTGCCGCCATCGACCTTTTACGCGAAGTAAAAATCCCTAATCCGGAAAACGTAGTTTATAATTACCCCTTCCAGCTTTCGGGCGGAATGAGGCAGCGTGTAATGATTGCTATGGCCTTGGCTTGCAAGCCTCGTCTTTTGATAGCCGATGAGCCTACAACGGCCCTTGATGTTACAATACAGGCACAGATCTTTAAGTTGATGAACGATTTAAAGAAAAAGCACAACACGGCAATCATGTTTATCACCCACGACTTGGGTGCCATTGCAGAATTGGCCGATGATGTAGCCGTAATGTACACGGGAGAAATCGTTGAAAGGGCTCCGGTAGACGTTATCTTTGACCGACAGACTCAATTCTCTCATCCTTATAAGGAAGGCTTGCTTGAATCAATCCCCCTCTTGGATGAAGAAGTAGAATATCTCGCTCAAATTCAAGGAAGTGTACCTCATCCTCTTAAACTTCCCAAGGGTTGCAGATTTTCGACAAGGTGCGAGTATGCAACCGAAAAATGCCGAAACGAAAAGCCCGAATTGGTTGAAGTAGAAGAAGGACACTTAATCAGATGCTTTTATCCGAAATCAGGAGGTAGACATGAGTAA